The following proteins are encoded in a genomic region of Candida albicans SC5314 chromosome 4, complete sequence:
- the TYS1 gene encoding tyrosine--tRNA ligase (Putative tRNA-Tyr synthetase; downregulated upon phagocytosis by murine macrophages; stationary phase enriched protein; Spider biofilm repressed), translating into MTVITDPVEQYNLITKGLQETLNGQIIKDVLEKENRPVKIYWGTAPTGKPHCGYFVPMIKLAHFLKAGCEVTVLLADLHAFLDNMKAPLEVVKYRAKYYEFVVKAILKSINVPIERLKFVVGSSYQKGGDYVMDLFKLSNIVSQNDAKRAGADVVKQVANPLLSGLIYPLMQAIDEEHLGVDAQFGGVDQRKIFVLAEENLPSIGYKKRAHLMNPMVPGLGQGGKMSASDPNSKIDIIEEPKVVKKKVNSAYCAPGELKDNGLIAFIEYVIQPIAELKTGVEGAFKLDIDRPEKYGGPLSYDSIEQLKADFVDGKLAPPDLKSGVADKINELLAPIRAEFESSEEFQVAQKNGYPVEKPKQEKKKKVKKIGTRYPGTVSGGDSADTPANSNDGEKAEEKKSAEEKPTTE; encoded by the coding sequence ATGACAGTCATAACGGATCCAGTTGaacaatataatttaattacCAAGGGTTTACAAGAAACTCTCAATGGGCAAATCATTAAAGATGTTctagaaaaagaaaatagacCAGTTAAAATCTATTGGGGAACAGCACCAACTGGTAAACCACATTGTGGTTATTTCGTGCCAATGATCAAATTGGCCCATTTCTTAAAAGCTGGTTGTGAAGTCACAGTATTGTTGGCTGATTTGCATGCCTTTTTAGATAATATGAAGGCACCATTGGAAGTTGTCAAATATCGTGCCAAATACTatgaatttgttgttaaagcgattttgaaatcaattaacGTCCCAATTGAAAGATTAaagtttgttgttggttcCTCATACCAAAAAGGTGGTGATTATGTGATggatttatttaaattgtCAAACATTGTATCCCAAAATGACGCCAAAAGAGCTGGTGCTGATGTTGTTAAACAAGTTGCCAATCCATTATTGTCGGGGTTGATTTATCCATTGATGCAAGCTATAGACGAAGAACATTTGGGTGTTGATGCTCAGTTTGGTGGTGTAGATCAAAGAAagatttttgttttagCCGAAGAAAATTTGCCAAGTATTGGTTATAAAAAGAGGGCTCATTTGATGAATCCTATGGTTCCTGGTTTGGGCCAAGGTGGTAAGATGAGTGCCTCTGATCCAAACTccaaaattgatattattgaaGAACCTAAAGTTGTTAAAAAGAAGGTCAATAGTGCCTACTGTGCCCCTGGTGAGTTGAAGGATAATGGGTTGATTGCATTTATTGAATACGTTATACAACCAATTGCTGAATTGAAGACTGGTGTTGAAGGAGCATTCAAATTGGATATAGACAGACCAGAAAAGTATGGTGGACCTTTGTCTTATGACTCCATCGAACAATTAAAGGCTGACTTTGTGGATGGAAAATTGGCTCCTCCGGATTTGAAACTGGGTGTTGCTGACAAGATTAATGAATTGTTGGCACCAATTAGGGCTGAATTCGAATCTAGTGAAGAGTTTCAAGTGGCACAAAAGAATGGTTACCCAGTcgaaaaaccaaaacaagaaaagaaaaagaaagttaaGAAGATAGGTACTAGATATCCAGGTACTGTTTCTGGTGGTGATTCTGCTGACACTCCAGCAAACTCTAATGATGGTGAAAAAGctgaagaaaagaaatctgCAGAAGAAAAGCCAACTACTGAATAA
- the GST2 gene encoding glutathione S-transferase GST2 (Glutathione S transferase; induced by benomyl and in populations of cells exposed to fluconazole over multiple generations; regulated by Nrg1, Tup1; induced by nitric oxide; stationary phase enriched; Spider biofilm induced) has translation MTKPIQFYTYGTPNGFKVSIFLEVLGLAYETISVDITKNESKSDWFVKLNPNGRIPTIVDPNFKDGEITISQTGAILQYLADNYDKEHKYSYAFGTEEYYKTLEYLIFQVSENGPIQGQLNHFKLFAKEKIEYGITRYENDTKRIYGVYEDILKRNSANDSKYLVGDRYTVADYALFGWAYSLHKVGIDIHDWPLLGKWFDALNKDPAVIKGVNVPEKK, from the coding sequence ATGACTAaaccaattcaattctaCACATACGGAACTCCAAACGGTTTCAAAGTAAGCATTTTCTTAGAAGTTTTAGGATTGGCTTACGAAACCATTTCTGTTGATATCACTAAAAACGAGCTGAAATCTGATTGGTTTGTTAAATTGAATCCTAATGGACGTATTCCAACCATTGTTGACCCAAACTTTAAGGATGGTGAAATTACCATTAGTCAAACCGGTGCAATCTTACAATACTTGGCAGATAATTACGATAAAGAACACAAATATTCTTATGCATTCGGAACAGAAGAATATTACAAGACTTTAGAATATCTTATTTTCCAAGTTTCAGAAAACGGTCCAATTCAAGGTCAATTGAACCATTTCAAGCTTTTTGCAAAGGAAAAGATCGAATATGGTATTACTCGTTACGAAAACGACACTAAACGTATCTATGGGGTCTACGAAGATATTTTGAAGAGAAACTCTGCAAATGATAGCAAATATTTAGTGGGTGATCGTTACACCGTTGCTGATTATGCTTTGTTTGGATGGGCCTACAGTTTGCATAAAGTTGGTATTGATATTCATGATTGGCCATTGTTAGGCAAGTGGTTCGATGCACTTAATAAAGACCCAGCTGTTATCAAAGGTGTCAATGTCCCagagaaaaaataa
- the UBR1 gene encoding E3 ubiquitin-protein ligase (Protein similar to S. cerevisiae Ubr1p ubiquitin-protein ligase; transposon mutation affects filamentous growth; Spider biofilm induced), whose protein sequence is MNPDLLKVFLIEVPKNLGFDDFKGLQHYITKVLFYSATDEGKYLKTLFPRISPEDFDPSTVYNIPSSTEVLNPFYEVSGSKYSHPPDEACAKPFQPGDPVYRCDECGFDSTCVLCASCFNKEDHLNHNVTVYTSSGTSGGICDCGDPEAFIRPLNCKCQTNRDELEEDVSGMMDALQKTIQIAIDYVLDVSNFTIMTLPLIHTELNEQYPKLDIRELSDYLSLPEESYSGASDVNSTNRWALILWNDEFHNLTEAVTAIKAGTGVDDRNAYKIAEKIDIKGFCVLKEDDNPQKLIQAKRLVESNGLVATIVSARDLLREKIASSIIDWIIAISNSSNSQVRKAAQSYFAELLLEPHFRFSKVIPSSVFQETLASKSTQDQFLAYFKNGLPYNGELISFNYHQLRATANQISLYEPISSLLDSTRSTERLKGSRLQYLLAFQIRFPKLTRQKLGTLLVPPLVTTSTLKREFANQFVELFPALLTIMGLTDREEDLNLMSDITSQLFTCPQTVRSILDKGGVKNLLGPLAKLIEEHSTTRDTNTGYRLYCEIGSDSQQKRAIKKAIVHGIYNLSYFSNHGLSGDSITKFLQPDHFSLLVLMLRYFQSYWPVTRKYGEHVERDDFDLSVHVEISLPILKCVKNLGVDMPRNKEIPTVVAQLIELLSKKKNEFIEPGVIKFQVSKEPVAIVNPLNSLLSYFLQFQNIDNFKHLLQQNQSELVNFTDISLRSIVLGSQVKAGFWIRNGSSVSRQATAYFDSLMTEYAFMRDFHLNQIAILFEDQEKVLMNFLERWELRSWFKNEVDFDKTIYEERFFSIVERFIAFAYNLFVDRSMFINETPEDATLRKLNHAIGYALCEEAMAFSELHQYIDTNIASSSKFEDVLYEVADYQPPSALTDSGLYRLKESTYEKLDPLNILVDPGKFQIISEMVIKNSSKQKKRKSENLIVTPVIEKAGNDFVDENIGNFAKSLPFVKLIYKLMQVSIDTSDETYLPHLLHLVHAIMLDDEMIHGKEYLNKHFVDIPITDLLLTISESTMSKYVCQKADYLVEQLVGKDKRIIASLVDCFGEDYIQRYKKRKNSLFESDAERKKRKAEKRKNNIFKKFSKQREKFLNQNQEFQSDIPQDSNIPMEGEDSRKLRTCVACGELESFEKPLAIMAASTKAPVFWKVPVQTGEVVSNAFKTWDKNILLDYKDTEYGVGYDPVSRSSLDSNRFESYVLSTCGHSIHHSCLNRRIIGSAQYSCPLCHNLHDMIILTLLGNRDSNIPAEVFNGSPNHLKYNQIVESADPNRKLGYLLDVFFKPEYFDAPSKTVTMASLGEAPLNHFKNQKYLPPGINSSYGIIFNRLMNWTVVLADTIRMNEISTRLNGVDGYSDFLSQIPGSAKTLLICMFQMRVLNAASSLLPLSADESNTFQSEFKSFWNSDLILDGVFNEVLVLFFQTDESLATLTRVGMSKLIAIVIKSLTARHEKDNSYLKCIDVDNGNQVSDVSLERFHRLFTGVMHGNDCEIPEVDKSISLIIYCAIERILGIFLRQVIIFKDILTCKQTGENNYESIPELLDLQKKIKLQDRLTDTKPLTDALGVPSFDELIETLLESSDALEGNVFDIIWLAKIPKYHDKGILTLEYPGIVHLVNLPVDYNSCVLNASQIATHDNSKCLICGQWTNASRNVAHMLNCSSQIGILFISKSNMLRICVYIGTSPITIELPAPYLTKHGEIKVIDKRGRATLSGLRFAYLNKLWVTQGLYGFVTRNLFGSGFALEDDVTFNFERNIPDLSEDDDGIGLFEWVD, encoded by the coding sequence ATGAATCCAGATTTGCTTAAAGTATTTTTGATTGAAGTTCCCAAAAATTTGGgttttgatgatttcaagGGTCTCCAGCATTACATAACTAAAGTTCTATTTTATTCTGCAACTGATGAAGggaaatatttgaaaactcTATTCCCCAGGATATCTCCAGAAGACTTCGACCCATCAACGGTTTATAATATTCCAAGCTCAACCGAAGTTTTAAATCCATTTTATGAAGTTAGTGGTTCCAAATATAGTCATCCACCAGATGAGGCATGTGCCAAACCATTCCAACCAGGAGACCCAGTATACAGATGTGACGAGTGTGGGTTTGATAGTACTTGTGTTTTGTGTGCCTCTTGTTTCAATAAGGAAGACCATTTGAATCATAACGTCACTGTCTACACATCGAGTGGGACATCCGGGGGTATTTGCGATTGTGGTGACCCAGAAGCTTTCATTCGACCTTTAAACTGTAAATGCCAAACAAACAGAGATGAATTGGAAGAAGATGTGAGCGGTATGATGGATGCATTGCAAAAGACAATTCAAATTGCCATCGATTATGTTTTAGATGTTTCCAATTTCACGATTATGACATTGCCTCTTATTCACACCGAGCTTAATGAACAATACCCTAAATTGGACATAAGAGAATTATCTGATTATTTATCTTTACCCGAGGAGTCTTACAGCGGAGCTTCAGATGTAAACTCTACAAACAGATGGGCTTTGATTTTATGGAACGATGAATTTCACAATTTGACAGAGGCAGTAACAGCTATAAAAGCTGGTACTGGTGTTGATGATAGAAATGCTTACAAGATAGCAGAGAAAATAGATATTAAAGGGTTTTGCGTCTTAAAGGAAGACGACAATCCACAGAAATTAATCCAAGCCAAACGGTTGGTCGAATCCAATGGATTGGTAGCAACAATAGTATCGGCTCGTGATTTGTTGAGAGAAAAGATCGCCAGTTCTATTATAGATTGGATAATTGCtatatcaaattcttcaaactCTCAAGTCCGAAAAGCTGCTCAGTCTTATTTTGCcgagttgttgttggagcCACATTTTAGATTTTCAAAAGTTATCCCGTCATCTGTTTTCCAAGAAACTTTAGCCTCAAAATCCACACAAGATCAGTTTCTTGCctattttaaaaatggtCTTCCATACAATGGTGAATTGATTAGCTttaattatcatcaattaagaGCCACAGCTAATCAAATCAGTCTATACGAGCCTATATCTTCTTTATTAGACCTGACAAGGTCGACTGAAAGACTCAAAGGCTCGAGATTACAATATTTGCTAGCATTCCAAATAAGATTTCCTAAGTTAACTCGTCAAAAATTAGGTACCTTATTAGTTCCTCCTTTGGTTACAACATCGACTTTAAAACGAGAATTTGCgaatcaatttgttgaattattcCCAGCCCTCTTAACCATTATGGGTTTGACAGATAGGGAAGaggatttgaatttgatgtCCGACATTACTTCACAATTATTTACTTGTCCTCAAACTGTACGTTCCATACTAGACAAAGGTGGAGTCAAAAACTTGTTGGGTCCTTTGGCAAAGTTAATTGAAGAGCACAGCACAACTCGTGATACCAATACTGGGTATAGATTGTATTGCGAGATTGGCAGTGACTCACAGCAAAAGAGAGCTATAAAAAAGGCTATCGTGCACGGTATTTACAACTTGAGCTACTTTTCTAATCACGGGCTTTCAGGAGATAGTATAACAAAGTTTTTGCAACCTGATCATTTCAGTTTATTAGTCTTAATGTTGAGATATTTTCAAAGTTATTGGCCCGTTACTAGAAAGTATGGTGAACACGTTGAAAGAGATGATTTTGACCTCAGTGTACATGTGGAAATTTCATTGCCTATTTTGAAGTGTGTCAAGAATTTGGGAGTTGATATGCCGAGAAACAAAGAGATCCCCACTGTAGTGGCTCAGTTAATCGAACTATtatcaaagaagaaaaatgaatttattgaacCTGGAGTAATCAAGTTTCAAGTGAGTAAAGAACCTGTTGCAATAGTTAATCCTTTGAACTCATTGTTATCGtattttttgcaatttcAGAATATCGATAATTTCAAACATTTATTACAACAGAATCAATCAGAATTAGTCAATTTTACCGATATTTCTCTCAGAAGCATTGTTTTGGGATCTCAAGTCAAGGCAGGATTTTGGATAAGAAACGGGTCCTCGGTTTCACGTCAAGCTACTGCATATTTTGATTCGCTTATGACAGAATACGCTTTTATGCGCGATTTCcatttgaatcaaattgctattttatttgaagaCCAAGAAAAAGTATTGATGAACTTTTTAGAACGATGGGAATTACGCTCATGGTTCAAAAATGAAGTAGATTTCGATAAGACGATTTACGAGGAAAGATTCTTTTCTATTGTGGAGAGATTTATTGCTTTTGCTTACAATTTGTTTGTGGATAGAAGTATGTTCATAAATGAAACTCCAGAGGATGCAACGTTAAGAAAACTTAATCATGCAATAGGGTATGCGTTATGCGAAGAGGCAATGGCATTTTCCGAACTACATCAGTACATCGATACAAATATCGCAAGTTCGAGTAAATTCGAAGATGTTTTATACGAAGTAGCAGATTATCAGCCACCATCTGCGTTAACTGACTCAGGGTTATATCGATTAAAGGAATCGACgtatgaaaaattggatcCATTGAATATCCTCGTCGATCCCGggaaatttcaaatcatttcGGAAATGGTCATCAAAAACAGTTCGAAACAGAAGAAAAGGAAGTCagaaaatttgattgtaaCTCCAGTGATAGAAAAAGCTGGGAATGATTTTGTCGATGAAAACATAGGTAATTTTGCCAAATCATTACCATTtgtgaaattgatttataaaCTTATGCAGGTTTCAATTGATACGTCAGATGAAACATATTTGCCACACTTGCTCCATTTAGTACACGCAATTATGTTAGACGACGAAATGATTCATGGAAAAGAGTATTTAAATAAgcattttgttgatattcCAATTACAGATTTATTGCTTACGATTCTGGAATCTACAATGTCCAAATACGTGTGCCAAAAGGCTGATTATTTAGTAGAACAATTAGTGGGTAAGGATAAACGTATTATCGCCAGTTTAGTTGATTGCTTTGGTGAAGACTATATTCAAAGATAtaaaaagaggaaaaaCAGTTTATTTGAATCAGACGCcgaaagaaagaaaagaaaagccgaaaagaggaaaaataatatattcaaaaagTTTTCCAAACAACGGGAGAAGTTTTTAAACCAGAACCAGGAGTTCCAACTGGATATACCTCAAGATAGTAATATACCAATGGAAGGAGAGGACTCGCGAAAATTGCGTACTTGTGTTGCCTGTGGGGAACTCGAGTCCTTTGAAAAGCCACTAGCAATTATGGCAGCTTCTACTAAAGCACCTGTGTTTTGGAAGGTGCCAGTACAAACAGGAGAAGTCGTTTCGAATGCCTTTAAAACATGGGATAAGAATATATTACTTGATTACAAGGATACTGAGTATGGTGTTGGCTATGACCCAGTGAGTAGGCTGTCACTAGATAGTAATCGATTTGAATCTTATGTGCTTTCTACATGTGGGCATAGCATCCATCATAGTTGCTTGAACAGAAGAATCATAGGATCTGCACAATACTCGTGCCCATTATGCCATAATTTACATGACATGATTATTCTTACCCTTTTGGGGAACAGAGACAGTAACATTCCCGCTGAAGTTTTCAATGGATCTCcaaatcatttgaaatataaCCAAATTGTAGAATCAGCCGATCCGAACAGAAAACTTGGTTATTTATTAGATGTGTTTTTCAAACCTGAATATTTTGACGCTCCTTCTAAAACTGTGACAATGGCATCACTCGGTGAAGCTCCTTTGAACcatttcaaaaatcaaaagtaCTTGCCACCGGGAATTAATAGCTCGTATGGCATAATATTTAATCGACTTATGAACTGGACAGTTGTGTTAGCGGATACAATTAGAATGAATGAGATTTCCACTAGGTTGAACGGTGTTGATGGATACAGTGATTTCTTGTCGCAGATCCCAGGATCAGCAAAAACACTTTTAATTTGTATGTTTCAAATGAGAGTACTTAACGCAGCATCCTCGTTGTTACCATTACTGGCCGATGAAAGTAATACATTTCAATCGGAATTCAAACTGTTTTGGAACTCTGATTTGATATTAGATGGGGTGTTTAATGAAgttcttgttttgttttttcaaaccGACGAATCCTTGGCTACATTAACAAGAGTGGGTATGTCAAAACTCATTGCAATTgttattaaatcattaacaGCAAGGCATGAAAAGGACAACCTGTATCTCAAATGCATTGACGTTGACAATGGGAATCAGGTAAGTGACGTCTCGCTCGAGAGGTTCCATAGACTTTTTACTGGAGTTATGCATGGAAATGACTGTGAAATTCCGGAGGTTGACAAATCCATttctttaataatttattgtGCCATAGAGAGGATTTTAGGCATATTTTTGAGACAGgttatcatttttaaagACATATTAACATGCAAGCAAACGGGAGAGAACAATTACGAAAGCATACCAGAGCTTTTAGACTTacagaaaaaaatcaaattacaGGATAGATTGACTGACACAAAACCCCTTACCGATGCTCTTGGTGTGCCTTCATTTGATGAGCTCATTGAAACGTTACTTGAATCAAGTGATGCATTAGAGGGAAATGTTTTTGATATCATATGGCTTGCCAAAATTCCCAAATACCACGACAAAGGGATTTTAACCTTAGAATACCCGGGAATAGTTCATTTGGTCAATTTACCGGTTGATTACAATTCTTGCGTTTTGAACGCATCACAAATTGCTACCCATGATAATAGCAAATGTTTGATTTGCGGACAATGGACCAATGCATCCAGAAATGTTGCTCACATGCTTAACTGCAGTTCGCAAATAGGAATCTTATTCATCTCAAAATCTAATATGTTGCGGATTTGCGTTTACATTGGGACTAGCCCAATTACTATTGAATTGCCTGCACCTTATTTGACAAAGCATGGAGAAATTAAGGTGATAGATAAAAGGGGAAGAGCCACATTGAGCGGGTTAAGATTTGCCTACTTAAACAAGCTATGGGTCACTCAAGGTTTATATGGGTTTGTTACACGTAATTTATTTGGATCAGGGTTTGCACTTGAGGATGATGtcacttttaattttgaaagaaatataCCGGATCTAAGTGAAGACGACGATGGTATTGGACTATTTGAGTGGGTCGATTAA